Within the Rosa rugosa chromosome 2, drRosRugo1.1, whole genome shotgun sequence genome, the region CAAAATgaatgagtgtcacctattgagagctgcttcttcttcttcttttttgttttttggtggagagcttcttcattttttgagtgagaaagaatccatcaaaatctcttggaaagtggttggattgtttttgagttttgatatgtataaaaaacACTATAAAATCCTCTAAAATCCAGCAtgtaatgaaatccttaaaaatccttatacttttgaatatctgcagatttgaatgaataattttaaatcttaattgaatacatcaagattttaaaggattatttaaaatctcaattgaatacccatagactttcaaaatacaaaaaaatcttgtagactcttaaatgaatacaccccccttaattgGCGAcgtgttttgattttgattgactTTTATCCAAAACAATTACCATAGTAATTTATGCTCATTACCATAATCATTTCATAAtttattctttattatttcatTATTCATTTTAATGACGTATATTGCATTTATTACTATAATGATTTTGTGGTGTTACTTGCTTCTCTATTTGCTCATATTAATTATATGAATATTTTACTCGCTTAAAAATTCcttgcattagaatatatatgtgtagaatgcaggtacttaatgaactagaagttcacacataaatattgaaccagaagttcacacgtATCGAACCCGTAGTTTCGATAACATTGAAAGgttatgaatctttccaagtatgCTCATCCAATTCGATGCGATGTCTAGGTAAGATccaatgaggctgtgtacttaagtgagcctcactccacctaaacctcatactcttacctggtcgtatttaattggagttaccaaaagggttgagtaattacATTTCATGTATATCGAACCTGTAATTTCGATAATGCCATATAAGGAACTTGAAGTTTCATCCATGAATTCACCATACATGTTTAATCCTATTTTTCACACCATGTTATAGAACTTGAAGTTCTTATTGATTGCTTATGGAAAATATTACCCATAGCACTAACTATTATCCTTTGAATCCTTGTAGagaatgtcaaatctcaacaagcttgactttgttgctttggaagtTTCCGGAAGGAACTACCTCAAGTGGACCCAGGATGTCAAGCTTCATTtgactgcaaataagatgagatcaacGATTATTGCTGACAACATCACCCCTGAAGATATGAAGGCAAGGGCTATGATTTTCATCAGGAAACATATAGAGGAAGCACTCAAGGTGGAATATTTAGCTAAAGAGGACCCACGGTcactttgggtcgctctagaagagcgatTCAACCATCAGAGGACCATCTACTTGCCGGAAGCAAGGCATGACTGGCAGAACATACGTTTCCAGGATTTCAAGACTGTCAATGAGTGTAACTCTGAAATCTGCCAGATTCAGTCACTCCTAAAATTCTGTGGAAAAGAGCTCACAGAAGCTGATCTATTGGAGAAAACTTTCTCCACCTTCCCTCCTTCCTTTATGGTCCTGCAGCAACAATACAGGGAGAGAAACTTTGCTAGATGCTCAGAATTGGTCACCGTCCTCTTGCTTGCTGAAAAGAACAACGACCTACTTTTGAGGAATGATCAAGCAAGGCCTACTGGCACTAGAGCAATTCATTTGCCTGAAGCAAATGCTATTGCCCATCACGAAAATAATTGTGCAAGGAGGAACCGGGGCCGTGGAAGGGGAAGAAGGTCTGAATGTCCGAGACAGGGAAGGAGAAATGGGCCAAAAAATGGCCCATATGACTGACCACCAAGGTAATCGCCCAAGGGGTCGAGGAGGACGTggacaaggcccacgtggtggaAACCGAAATGCCCAGGTCCAACAAGCTCAAATTAGAGAGAATGTTGGCCCGGCCCGTCGCCCTCAGAATCAACATAATCTATGTTATAGATGTGGAGGCACTGACCATGGGTCCCGCACCTACCGTGCAACAAATGAAGAGATAGGAGAGTATCATGCCAGACGCGGAATTCGAGAGGCCAACCTTGTGGAAGAGTAAGTTCCTATGCCACCTTGGAGATTACTGATTTCCAAGCAGCTAATGGATACATCGAGGATTGAAAACTCGAGGACATGGACATAATAGgcacttgtgccatatctatatTATTGTTATGAATAATGCTTTCGATTTTTTTGGATTATCTTTGGTGATTTTTGCAATATTGGTTTTATAATTTGGTTATGCTTGgatgtttaattcaataaagttatttattttcatacatgtgatccattgaattaaatttatgaataggcatgtcttgtggggaagtttgttgtctggctgatagtgctactacgcacaccatacttcgaGATAGGAAgcatttttcaaacttattgcctactcatacctctgtgacaactacATCAggtcaatccaacctgatagagggccaTGGCAAAGCCCattttatgttgtccaatggtactgaatttaccattaatgaggccttatattctccacgttccagaagaacgttattgagttttAAGGATAATCGAGTCAACGGTTATCATGTTGAAACCACTGAGGAAAAAGgagtggaatatctttgcataacctccaattTGTATGtccagaagcgtacattggagaagCTAAAATGCCTTCCAAGTGGTCTCTACATGACTACCATTAGATCGATTGAGGCAAATCACATAACtagccagaagctaaccaattcgagcaactacttgctttgACATGActgtttgggacacccaggtcaaagtatgatgcgccGTATACTAAATTCATCCCATGGGCATCCCCTTACCAATAAGGATCTTGTGTATAGTAACAAATTATGTCAAGCTTGCTCATTGAGAAAATTAAACGtaagaccatcatatgcaaagactgaaAAAGACTTTAACCTTTTcctacaaaggatacaaggggatatatgtgggcctatccaaccaccatgcggaccatttaaatatttcatggttttggttgatgcatcgacaaggtggtcacatgttacacttttgtccacaagaaatactgcgtttgctaaactccttgccCAGATTATTAAATTGAGGGCTCACCACCCGAATTATCTAATAAGTTTAGATAAGTCGTTCTGTAGGCCCAAAGCGCCTCGCCCATTCTTTCATGCCAATCCCTTTTTGTTTTGCTGACAACTTTCTTCAAAATATTACAGAATGTCTTGTTGAATGCTTCAGCCAACCCATTAGCCGGGGCGTTGTACATAGAAGAAAAGTGCAGCTTGAAGTGATATTTCTCACAGAGTTTCTCCATGGCACTATTGGAAAAGTACTTggcgttgtctgtgatgatgcaGCGTGGAACACCATATCGTTGAACGATATTCCTTTTGATGAAGTCTACAACATTTTCTTACTTTATTTCCTTAAGCGGCACCGCCTCTGCCCACTTTGAAAAGAAATCCGTAGCCGCTAGAATGTATGAGTGACCGGCTGAGGATTTTGGAGTAATGGGCCCTACAGCATCAAGTCCCCACACATCGAAGGGGTAGGAAGCAATCGTTGGATGCAATGGCTCTGGTGGTTGATGGATGAAGTTTGCGTGAAATTGACAAGCTTGACACCTTTGTGCATACTCCATGCAATCTTTAACCATGGTGGGCTAATAGTAATCCATCCTCTTCACTTGAAAATGAAGCTTAGGACCTGACTGATGAGTTCCGCATACTCCTGAATGAGCTTCCTCCATAGCCTTAGCCACTTCCTCTTTCCCCAGACATCTAAGGAGCAATCCATCGAATGACCGTCGATAAAGAATCTCCTTGTAGTAGAAGAAGCGTGGTACTCTTCATCTTACGTCTGAGCATTGCTTTGGGTCATCAGAAAGCTTATTTCGCTTGAGGTAATCAATCAACGGGTACCTCCAGTCATTAACATCAATCATGTAAACAGAGACAACATTGGAGTCTTCATGCCAAAGCTCAGAGATTGTCGGTACGACCCACCGTTGGCAGATTGGAAGGTGTATGATTTCATCCTCTGATAATGCCAAAGCTGCTGCTAAGTTGGCCAAAGCGTCtgttgtttgattttcttttcttagcACATGCGTTAGTGTGACAGCATCAAAACCCTTTAAGAGTTGTGTGGCGAGCTGAAAATAAGGAACTAAATCCTCTTTCTTCAATTCATAGATAGTTAGTAATTGATCAACTACTAACTTCGAGTCTCCATACACCCctagatttgagattttcattTCAACTGCGGTTTGTAGTCCCATAATTAGCGCTTGGTACTCAGCAACATTATTGGAACATAGTTCATTAAGAGTAAAGGCATAAGGCAATATCTGCCTTTGCGGATAAATGACGACCACACCAGCTCCTGCCCTATCTGCTCGTGAAGACCCATCGAAGAACATTAGCCAAGCAGGGAGGACCTCTGTATTAAAGACTTCTTCATCTGGCAAGTCATCTGAAATCTCCCAATCCGCAGGGATAGGATGGTCCGCTCAGAAATCAGCCAATCTTGTCCTTTAACCGCTTTGGCCGGTATGTAGATGATTTCATACTGATTGAGGAGTAGTACCCATTTCATCATTCTCCCTGTTAAGACTGGTTGCGACATAACGAACTTGACTGGGTTAGCTCGTGCCACTAGATGCACTGTGTAAGCTTGCATGTAATGTCTTAACTTTTGGATGGCGAAGACGAGTGCGAGACAGATTTTCTCTATCAGTGGATAGTTCAATTATGGTTCTGTGAGAGTTTGACTCAAGTAATACAAcgccttctccttcttttcttcattttcttgggCTAGGAGTGCTTCGAGTGATCGCTCTTGAGCAGCAATGTAGAGGATAAACGGCTTCCCGAGGATGGGTGCACCTAACACTGGAGGGTTTGCCAAGTACTTCTTTATGCTTTCAAAGGCGTTATGGCAAGCTTCATCCCATACGAAAGGCACATCGTTCTTCAAAAGTCGACTAAAAGGCTGACAACAGCCTGCGAGGTTCGATATGAACCGTTTGGTGAAGGCGAGTCGTCCTTGGAGACTTTTTAACTCGCGTAGATTTCTTGGCTTAGGCATGTCTTGAATGGCCTTAATCTTTTACTGGTCCACTTCAATGCCACGATGTTTCACAATGAATCCAAGAAACTTGCCTGAACTGACGCCAAAAGCACATTTGAGAGGGTTCATCTTGAGCTAGTATTTGCGTAGTCTATTGAACACCATTCTTAGGTCTTGCAAGTGATCCGTCCTCTTTTTTGACTTGACCACTAAATCATCAACATAACATTCCACGTAATTGTGAAGCATGTCTCCGAAGATTTTCTGCATAGCACATTGATATGTTGCACCAACAGTTTTCAATCCGAATGGCATGACCTTGTAGCAATAAATGCCTTTAGGTGTGCGAAATGCAGTAAGCTCTTCATCCTCTAAGGCCATCCTAATTTGATTGTTCCAGATGACCCATCCATGAAGGATAAAGCTTCATGCCCTGTTGTTGCATCCACCATGAGTTCAATGATGGGCAAAGGAAAGTCATATTTCGGACATGCGTCATTTAAGTCGCGGAAGTCCACACATACACGGACTTGTCTGTTCTCCTTCTTGACAGGAACAATGTTTGCAATCCAGTTAGGATATTGAACCTCTCTAATGAAACTTGCAACAATCAACTTATCAACTCCAGCTTCAATTTGAGGAAGGAGTTCTGTCCGAAAGCTTCGTTGTGTTTGCTTGATGGGTCGAGCCTCAAGTTTATCTGCGAGACGATGAACCGCTACCTTTGGGTCAAGGCCAGGCATTTCTTTGTACGTCCATGCAAAGACGTCTTTATATTCAAGCAGCAGATCATAGTATTCCTTTTTTTCTTCGGGACTCAGCGAAGCGCTCACGAAGATAGGTCTTGGATCTTCATCAGTTCCCAAATTGAGCTCTTTAAGCTCGTCGACAGTAGCTTGCCCCCCGTCTTCAAGTTCTGGAGGAGCTTCATCTACTTCATCTTCCGAATGATCATGGTCATCTTCTTCGAAAGCCTCTGTTTCTGTTACTGTGATATGATAGGCGGACCGAACAATCTCATCTTCGTCATTGCCATCAACGTTATCCATTCCAACTTGGCCAGTGAGTATGATGGTATGCTCTTTCACTTTGAGATGTTCGCTTGAGCTCACCTCTAACACAAAGCGTCGCTTCATGCGTGATGGGATAAGACTTCGAATTTCTTTGTTATTTCTTTGGTCATCAATCCTCTTGCTCTTTTGCCTTTGTTGCTCTTTGGTCATCAAGTGCCAACTTTCGAAGGACTACCTCTGatttcttattttcttcatttgaaGATGACAACCTATTGAACACAGAAGCTCGAGTGGTCGTTTGGGTGATGCGATTGAAAACTGAGATTCGGCTTGTTGACGTATCGACACGATCAAATACAGAAACTCGAGGCGCCAACTCATCAACTTGTTCAGGCACCGCAGCTTGAGAATTAGGATGAATGCGATCAAATGCCGAAACGCGAGAGGCAGATTTAGATTCCTGAGTCTCTTCTTCTATTACTTCGACACTAATGTGTTGCGTGCTTGCCTTCgcaacttttcttcttcctgaaattttgattggtttgccTGGTACAAAACCAAGACCTGCTTTAGCAGGGTCAGCCATGCATCCTTGCTCTCTCAACCTCCTTTGAGATTCATTAAGTTCATGCACCTTTTTACTAGGGATGACTTGGTCACTTTCCTTGTTTGACAAACCGAAGTCATATCCAGCCTTTGCTAGCAGCTTGTAAGTGTTATGGTCGAATCCTTCCTTTGTCCTTTTGTCAGGAAGTGTCCCGTGCTCTGTCTTGCCTTGAATCGGTTTGACAAATCCCTTTAGCGGCTGCTTGGTGGGAATTGTGTTGCTCAATTTCGTCAACGGTATGGTTGATGTTTCTTTCAGTAATTCTACGTCCTTCTCATCTAACTTTCGTGGACGTTCTTGGTCATTTGTCTCTACAAAAGGAGATTCCCCTTCTTTTCGCCTAAACTTTGGCACATAACGAAGGACTGGAGCAGAGGAGTTGATTTTGTTCTTTGAAGCTGCCACATTAGTTTCCAACGAAAATTTATGTGGTTCCTCATTGCGATTTCTTGCCATGTTGGATTCCACTTCCTTACTACTCATTTATGCAGTTTTCCCTGTAGAGGGTACGccaactgggagaacttccttTACTGTTTCATCATCCACGTAGAACTTGGAATCCGCAAAGTAAGA harbors:
- the LOC133730649 gene encoding uncharacterized protein LOC133730649; translated protein: MSNLNKLDFVALEVSGRNYLKWTQDVKLHLTANKMRSTIIADNITPEDMKARAMIFIRKHIEEALKVEYLAKEDPRSLWVALEERFNHQRTIYLPEARHDWQNIRFQDFKTVNECNSEICQIQSLLKFCGKELTEADLLEKTFSTFPPSFMVLQQQYRERNFARCSELVTVLLLAEKNNDLLLRNDQARPTGTRAIHLPEANAIAHHENNCARRNRGRGRGRRSECPRQGRRNGPKNGPYD